Proteins from one uncultured Anaeromusa sp. genomic window:
- a CDS encoding nitrite reductase — MSKLLSQLPFLKNRVKFPVTPHIPGGLTTPKQLRAIADAAEAHQADLKIVGNSITLLGVKIADGEKVIAALHVEGESFIAKAVRGVTICPGKPHCPMARQDSTSLGLEMDKLHFGRPLPGKLRIGLSGCPNCCAEVFVKDIGFYADAQGFHLVLGGNGGRQAIVGRETAKNLSADECLHVTAAILDFFEQHGQEKERLRQTIERVGWDAFFQAVPLATKN; from the coding sequence ATGTCCAAATTACTCAGCCAGCTTCCTTTTCTCAAAAATCGTGTAAAATTCCCCGTAACACCGCATATCCCTGGCGGCTTAACAACGCCGAAACAACTGCGCGCCATTGCTGACGCAGCGGAAGCCCATCAGGCCGATCTAAAAATTGTCGGCAACAGCATTACCCTCTTAGGCGTCAAAATCGCCGACGGAGAAAAAGTCATTGCTGCTTTACATGTAGAAGGAGAAAGCTTCATCGCCAAAGCCGTGCGCGGCGTCACCATCTGTCCCGGCAAGCCCCATTGTCCCATGGCCCGTCAGGACAGCACTTCCCTGGGGCTGGAAATGGACAAGCTCCATTTCGGCCGTCCCCTGCCTGGCAAACTGCGTATCGGCCTCAGCGGCTGCCCCAATTGCTGCGCGGAAGTCTTTGTCAAAGACATTGGCTTTTATGCCGACGCCCAAGGCTTCCATCTCGTCCTGGGAGGCAACGGCGGACGCCAGGCCATTGTGGGCCGCGAAACCGCCAAAAATCTTTCCGCTGACGAGTGCCTGCACGTAACCGCTGCCATTCTTGATTTTTTCGAACAGCACGGCCAGGAAAAAGAACGCCTGCGCCAAACCATCGAGCGCGTAGGCTGGGATGCTTTCTTCCAGGCTGTACCGTTAGCGACTAAAAATTAA
- a CDS encoding diaminopimelate decarboxylase, with the protein MAEKKLPFSQAQLDEMLQKYPTPFHLYDEAAIRANVKRLLAAFSWAPAFKEYFAVKATPNPFLLKILKEEGLGADCSSAAELILAEKVGIIGENIMFSSNDTPAEEYAKAVELGAIINLDDISHIEYLEKHVGLPELLSFRYNPGSARAGNTIIGKPEDAKYGLTKEQLFEAYRIVRDKGVKRFGIHTMVISNELNPDYFIETARMMMTLVKEIYETLGIRIEMINFGGGIGVPYRPEDNQVDLEYVGAGIRKLYEEIIVPAGLAPLKLALECGRMIAGPYGYLVSKVLHKKETYKNYVGLDSCMANLMRPALYGSYHHITVVGKEQQPLDHVYDVTGSLCENNDKFAIDRALPQIDIGDIVVIHDAGAHGHAMGFNYNGKLRSAEILLKADGTTELIRRAETLEDYFATLDFSKL; encoded by the coding sequence ATGGCAGAGAAAAAACTACCATTTTCCCAGGCGCAGCTGGACGAAATGCTGCAAAAATATCCTACCCCTTTTCATTTGTATGACGAAGCGGCCATTCGCGCGAATGTAAAACGTCTCTTGGCGGCGTTTTCTTGGGCCCCTGCTTTTAAAGAGTATTTTGCCGTCAAAGCGACGCCGAATCCGTTTTTGCTGAAGATCTTGAAAGAAGAAGGGCTGGGTGCAGATTGCAGCTCTGCCGCCGAATTGATATTGGCGGAAAAAGTAGGTATTATCGGCGAAAACATTATGTTTTCATCTAACGATACGCCGGCGGAGGAATATGCAAAAGCCGTCGAGCTGGGCGCGATCATCAATTTGGATGACATCAGCCATATCGAATATTTGGAGAAGCATGTCGGCCTGCCGGAACTGCTGTCTTTCCGTTACAACCCGGGCAGCGCTCGTGCAGGAAATACGATTATAGGCAAGCCGGAAGACGCGAAATACGGCTTGACTAAGGAGCAGTTATTTGAAGCCTACCGTATTGTGCGTGACAAAGGTGTTAAACGTTTTGGCATTCACACCATGGTTATTTCCAATGAACTGAATCCGGACTACTTCATTGAGACCGCCCGGATGATGATGACCTTGGTCAAGGAAATCTACGAGACCCTGGGGATTCGCATTGAAATGATCAACTTTGGCGGCGGTATCGGCGTTCCGTATCGCCCGGAAGACAACCAAGTGGATTTGGAATATGTCGGCGCTGGTATTCGCAAGCTGTACGAGGAAATTATCGTGCCCGCCGGTCTTGCGCCGCTGAAACTGGCATTGGAATGCGGCCGCATGATTGCCGGACCTTACGGTTATTTGGTGTCGAAGGTGCTGCATAAGAAAGAAACCTACAAAAACTATGTGGGCTTGGATTCTTGCATGGCCAACCTGATGCGTCCCGCCTTATACGGTTCCTACCATCATATTACGGTGGTGGGCAAGGAGCAGCAGCCGTTGGACCATGTGTATGACGTAACAGGCTCACTGTGCGAAAACAATGATAAGTTCGCCATTGACCGGGCATTGCCGCAGATAGATATCGGCGATATTGTGGTGATTCACGACGCCGGGGCGCATGGACATGCCATGGGCTTCAACTATAATGGCAAGCTGCGTTCCGCGGAAATTCTTCTGAAGGCTGATGGTACAACCGAACTGATCCGTCGGGCGGAAACCTTAGAGGATTATTTTGCTACCTTGGATTTTTCAAAACTATAA
- a CDS encoding N-acetylmuramoyl-L-alanine amidase produces MFICLDPGHSGPAEPGACFHNLHEADLTLAIALQTAKELRQRGASVCLTRTQDIDDDGLTWRAALANEAGCDAFLSIHCNAAEDDTARGIESYYYPGSAPGLRMAGSVQNELNGLLYSLDRGVKDAFFTVLAATSMPAVLVECGFITQYQDRQILCDPAWQKAIGQALARSLLNVSF; encoded by the coding sequence ATGTTCATTTGCTTAGACCCCGGCCATAGCGGCCCTGCCGAACCTGGCGCTTGTTTCCACAACCTGCACGAGGCAGACCTCACCTTGGCCATCGCCCTGCAAACCGCCAAAGAGCTGCGTCAAAGAGGCGCCTCTGTCTGTCTTACTCGTACGCAAGACATCGACGATGACGGTCTGACCTGGCGCGCAGCGCTAGCTAACGAAGCCGGCTGCGACGCCTTTCTTTCCATTCATTGCAACGCCGCCGAAGATGATACGGCCCGCGGCATTGAAAGCTACTATTATCCTGGCTCCGCGCCAGGACTCCGCATGGCCGGTTCGGTACAAAACGAGCTAAACGGGCTCCTCTACTCCCTGGACCGCGGCGTGAAAGACGCCTTTTTCACGGTACTGGCTGCCACCTCTATGCCCGCAGTCCTTGTAGAATGCGGCTTCATTACGCAATACCAGGACCGGCAGATCCTGTGCGATCCCGCCTGGCAGAAAGCCATTGGTCAAGCTTTAGCTCGCAGTTTGCTCAACGTCTCTTTTTAA
- a CDS encoding substrate-binding domain-containing protein encodes MRKNLFFLFGLLALILVAAGCGGKDTAAPQAPPKPANPNIILATTTSTQDSGLLDVLLPVFEKKTGYKVKTVAVGTGQALALGEKGEADVLLVHAPAAEKKVVASGAAVNRQLVMHNDFVLVGPAADAAKIKAKTTQEALQAIAEAKAVFVSRGDDSGTHKMEVGLWKTAVLKPAAPWYQEAGAGMGQTLKIADEKAGYTLTDRATYLAQKKNIKLEILVEGDAKLLNIYHVMEVNSEKFAKANQAGAKAFREFLLSSEGQALIAAFGKDKYGQPLFFADGGKTEKDFGL; translated from the coding sequence ATGCGTAAAAATTTATTTTTTCTGTTTGGTTTATTGGCGCTGATTTTAGTTGCCGCCGGCTGCGGCGGTAAAGACACGGCCGCGCCGCAAGCGCCGCCCAAACCGGCGAATCCCAACATCATTTTGGCCACCACTACCAGCACCCAAGACAGCGGCTTGCTGGATGTGCTGCTGCCGGTGTTTGAAAAGAAAACCGGCTACAAAGTAAAAACTGTAGCAGTAGGCACAGGGCAGGCGTTAGCGTTAGGAGAAAAAGGCGAAGCCGATGTACTGCTGGTGCACGCTCCGGCTGCTGAGAAAAAGGTAGTAGCCAGCGGCGCGGCGGTTAATCGCCAGCTGGTCATGCACAATGACTTTGTCTTGGTCGGTCCGGCTGCTGACGCAGCTAAGATAAAAGCCAAGACAACCCAAGAAGCGCTGCAGGCGATCGCCGAGGCGAAAGCCGTCTTTGTTTCTCGCGGCGATGATTCGGGAACGCACAAAATGGAAGTAGGATTGTGGAAGACCGCCGTTCTTAAGCCGGCCGCTCCTTGGTATCAAGAAGCCGGCGCCGGGATGGGACAGACGCTGAAGATTGCGGACGAAAAAGCGGGTTATACCCTCACAGACAGGGCTACGTATTTGGCGCAAAAGAAAAACATCAAGCTGGAGATTCTGGTGGAAGGCGATGCCAAGCTGCTAAACATTTATCACGTTATGGAAGTCAATAGCGAAAAATTTGCTAAAGCCAATCAAGCGGGCGCGAAAGCCTTTCGCGAATTTTTGCTCTCGTCGGAGGGACAGGCTTTGATTGCCGCGTTTGGCAAGGATAAGTACGGTCAGCCGTTGTTCTTTGCCGATGGCGGCAAAACCGAAAAAGACTTTGGGCTGTAG
- a CDS encoding ABC transporter permease yields MVGEGITQALSWLLAGDGEVAAVAAMTIQVSGVATLCSVLLGIPLGVWLALRDFRGKQLCSALVNFGMGLPPVVVGLFVSLCLWRYGPLGEWELMYTPAAMMIAQTIIATPIVGGLSFAAVLSVNPKLRLQLLSLGATPWQASRLLIREARLGLLAAVMAGFGRVISEVGASMMVGGNIKGQTRVLTTATVMEVGKGNYDTAIAFSLILLLGAFGVVFMLTWLQHKRKSEQK; encoded by the coding sequence ATGGTTGGCGAGGGAATAACACAGGCGCTTTCTTGGCTGTTGGCGGGAGATGGCGAAGTGGCGGCGGTGGCGGCTATGACCATCCAAGTGTCCGGCGTCGCCACCTTATGCAGCGTGCTTTTAGGCATTCCTCTGGGGGTGTGGCTGGCTTTACGGGATTTTCGCGGCAAGCAGCTGTGCAGTGCGCTGGTGAATTTCGGCATGGGCCTGCCGCCGGTGGTGGTGGGCCTATTCGTCAGTCTCTGTTTGTGGCGTTACGGGCCGCTGGGAGAATGGGAGCTGATGTATACACCGGCGGCGATGATGATCGCCCAGACAATTATTGCGACGCCTATTGTGGGCGGTCTTAGTTTTGCCGCCGTTTTGAGTGTGAATCCCAAGCTGCGGCTGCAGCTGCTTTCGCTGGGGGCGACTCCCTGGCAGGCTAGCCGGCTGCTCATTAGGGAAGCTCGCTTGGGACTCTTGGCGGCGGTCATGGCCGGCTTTGGCCGAGTCATCTCCGAAGTAGGCGCGTCCATGATGGTGGGGGGGAATATCAAGGGCCAAACCCGGGTCTTGACCACCGCGACGGTGATGGAAGTAGGCAAGGGTAACTACGATACGGCGATCGCCTTCAGCTTGATTTTGCTCTTGGGCGCTTTTGGCGTAGTTTTCATGCTGACCTGGCTGCAGCACAAGAGGAAGAGTGAACAGAAATGA
- a CDS encoding ABC transporter ATP-binding protein has product MTEILAMNEVAVYRGGKEPVLQIDSFAMKQGELAALVGPNGAGKSTLLQTINLLQPYAGQIRLFGESATTGKARALRRRTAMVFQETLLLEGSVFANVAMPLRFRGMAAGEIQTRVAQALTVFGCAHLAERQAKCLSGGEGQRVCLARALVTEPELLLLDEPFAALDVATRSALLEELRQLAKQKKMAVLLVSHHFSDVLYFADRAVALLEGRILQDDEPERLLRRPVNEKVARLVDMDNLFPCTLETVGDQQLLRLSETFSIPCDGFAGASPSFCCLPGDGLQLATGEEAALGEDWALLEGEVERVLPGIGACCVLVRAGGLLWKARLPLHGGTNFAPGASLCLRFRPSEMQRF; this is encoded by the coding sequence ATGACGGAAATTTTGGCTATGAATGAGGTTGCGGTGTATCGAGGTGGCAAGGAACCGGTGCTGCAGATCGACTCCTTTGCTATGAAACAGGGCGAATTGGCGGCTCTTGTGGGCCCTAATGGCGCCGGTAAAAGTACGCTGCTGCAGACGATTAATCTTTTGCAGCCGTATGCGGGGCAAATCCGCCTCTTTGGGGAAAGCGCTACAACTGGCAAAGCGCGTGCGCTGCGGCGGCGCACGGCTATGGTTTTTCAGGAAACGCTGCTGCTGGAAGGCAGCGTCTTTGCTAATGTGGCCATGCCGCTGCGTTTTCGCGGCATGGCGGCCGGAGAAATACAAACAAGAGTGGCGCAGGCGCTGACTGTCTTTGGCTGCGCTCATCTGGCGGAACGGCAGGCTAAGTGCTTGTCCGGCGGCGAGGGGCAGCGGGTATGTCTGGCGCGGGCGTTGGTGACGGAGCCGGAGCTGCTGCTGCTGGACGAGCCCTTTGCGGCGTTGGATGTGGCGACCCGCAGCGCCTTGCTGGAGGAACTGCGGCAGTTGGCGAAGCAAAAAAAAATGGCTGTGCTTTTGGTAAGTCATCATTTTAGCGATGTTTTGTATTTTGCAGATCGGGCGGTAGCGCTTTTGGAAGGGCGGATTCTTCAGGACGACGAGCCGGAAAGGCTGCTGCGGCGGCCTGTAAACGAAAAGGTGGCCCGCCTGGTTGACATGGACAATCTGTTTCCCTGCACCTTGGAAACGGTCGGTGATCAGCAACTGCTGCGCCTTTCGGAAACGTTTTCTATCCCTTGTGACGGGTTTGCGGGGGCGTCGCCGTCTTTTTGCTGTTTGCCTGGGGACGGGCTGCAACTGGCAACGGGAGAGGAAGCGGCTTTAGGAGAAGATTGGGCTTTGTTGGAGGGGGAAGTGGAACGAGTGCTGCCTGGTATTGGCGCTTGCTGCGTTCTAGTGCGGGCGGGGGGCTTGCTTTGGAAGGCTCGCTTGCCGCTGCATGGCGGGACGAATTTTGCGCCGGGAGCCAGTCTTTGTTTGCGTTTTCGTCCATCGGAGATGCAGCGATTTTAA
- the pseB gene encoding UDP-N-acetylglucosamine 4,6-dehydratase (inverting) — protein MFNEASLLITGGTGTFGRQLVRTILSRYQPRRVIVFSRDELKQSEMQRDFPQRCMRYFIGDVRDEGRLHQALQGVDYVVHAAALKQVPTAEYNPSEFVKTNILGAQHIIAATIANQVKKVIDLSSDKAVNPTSFYGATKLVSDKLFVAANKSIEGQVTQFSVVRYGNMAASRGSVVPLFRRLLAEGCTRLPVTHLEMTRFWLTPAEGVEAILEAFSHMRGGEIFIPKVPSCRIVQLAEAFLPGREPEIIGLRPGEKLHEAMWSEDEAHLVLEFPGYYLLRPPAALVADSVYAVNSQGESGRAVPAGFVYNSAANPQFLSVPELRRMLEESH, from the coding sequence GTGTTTAACGAGGCCTCTTTGTTGATTACCGGCGGCACGGGTACCTTTGGCAGGCAACTGGTGCGGACGATTTTGAGCCGCTACCAGCCTCGGCGGGTGATTGTCTTTTCCAGGGACGAACTGAAACAATCAGAAATGCAGCGGGATTTTCCGCAACGCTGTATGCGTTACTTTATTGGCGACGTGCGGGACGAGGGACGCCTGCACCAGGCGTTGCAGGGAGTAGACTATGTGGTGCATGCAGCGGCGCTTAAGCAAGTGCCGACTGCGGAATACAATCCGTCGGAATTTGTAAAGACGAATATTTTAGGCGCCCAGCACATCATTGCCGCAACGATCGCCAACCAAGTAAAGAAAGTGATAGACCTTTCCTCCGATAAGGCGGTAAATCCTACCAGCTTTTACGGTGCGACAAAGTTAGTTTCGGACAAACTGTTTGTAGCGGCTAACAAGAGCATAGAAGGACAGGTGACGCAGTTTTCCGTGGTGCGCTACGGCAATATGGCCGCCTCGCGGGGATCGGTAGTACCTCTGTTTCGTAGGCTTCTTGCGGAGGGCTGCACACGTCTGCCTGTTACGCATCTGGAAATGACGCGCTTTTGGCTGACCCCGGCAGAGGGCGTGGAAGCTATTCTGGAGGCATTCAGTCACATGAGAGGCGGAGAAATTTTTATTCCTAAAGTTCCCTCCTGCCGCATTGTGCAATTGGCAGAGGCCTTTTTGCCAGGGAGAGAGCCGGAAATCATCGGCCTGCGTCCGGGAGAAAAGCTGCATGAAGCCATGTGGTCGGAGGACGAGGCGCACTTGGTGCTGGAATTTCCCGGGTATTACTTGCTTCGGCCTCCCGCGGCGCTGGTCGCAGACTCTGTATATGCTGTGAATTCCCAGGGCGAGAGCGGCAGAGCGGTGCCGGCTGGTTTTGTTTATAATTCCGCTGCCAACCCGCAGTTTCTCAGCGTGCCAGAGCTGAGGCGCATGCTGGAAGAGAGTCATTGA
- a CDS encoding thermonuclease family protein, with the protein MRKGWIWLLLLPVCLFLTACGGNGTTTGGFDASKYEKAVVKRVVDGDTLLLANDKRVRLIGVNTPETVKPNSPVEAYGKEASEYTKKMLTGKTVYLEKDAGDTDKYGRLLRYVYTEDGKMFNEVLVQEGYAQVMTIQPNVKYQERFVQAQRQAREGKKGLWNK; encoded by the coding sequence ATGCGAAAAGGATGGATTTGGCTGTTGCTTTTGCCGGTTTGTTTGTTCTTAACGGCTTGCGGCGGCAATGGAACAACAACAGGAGGCTTTGATGCTTCTAAATATGAAAAAGCGGTCGTGAAGCGAGTCGTTGACGGCGATACGCTGCTCTTAGCCAACGACAAACGGGTGCGTTTGATTGGCGTTAATACGCCGGAAACGGTGAAGCCTAATTCGCCGGTGGAAGCCTACGGCAAGGAGGCCAGCGAGTATACAAAGAAGATGCTTACAGGCAAAACCGTGTATTTAGAAAAGGATGCCGGCGATACGGACAAGTACGGTCGGTTGCTGCGCTACGTGTACACCGAAGACGGCAAGATGTTTAACGAGGTGCTGGTGCAAGAAGGGTATGCCCAGGTGATGACCATCCAGCCGAATGTCAAATATCAGGAGCGATTTGTGCAAGCGCAGCGTCAAGCGCGTGAGGGTAAAAAAGGACTTTGGAACAAGTAA
- a CDS encoding LCP family protein, whose translation MSKLWIVIVAALLLAVSAGAACLALLNEKDQPMAKVLTPLRGKVNILVLGVDERGDDAGRSDTSFVVTIDNDAKKATMLSIPRDSRVKIAGHGWDKVNHAFAFGGAPLSKTTIENLLGIPIDYTVSVNFRGFMRMVDAVGGITIDVDKRMRYSDPYDDDGGLEIDLYPGVQKLNGRTAIEYVRYRDEEGDIGRVARQQKFLKALFQEVASPQVLSKLPELIKEFSSVIKTDMPTAKMLQLLPTINEAVKAGLETEWVTGTPIWIQDVSYWLPDVAELRAKVARIQGISMDERYRRETENLANEYKQSVPREVRVASPPAVVQRGPASERQASFESKNSSSASKAKNGSSGKTTTGAKNTSAPSAGKTELK comes from the coding sequence GTGAGTAAGCTGTGGATTGTTATAGTGGCGGCGTTGCTGCTGGCGGTATCAGCCGGGGCGGCTTGTTTGGCGTTGCTTAATGAGAAAGATCAGCCTATGGCCAAGGTTCTGACGCCGTTGAGAGGAAAAGTGAACATTTTGGTCCTTGGCGTTGACGAGCGGGGAGATGATGCGGGTCGCTCGGATACAAGCTTTGTAGTAACCATTGATAATGACGCTAAAAAGGCGACCATGCTTTCGATTCCCAGGGACTCACGGGTGAAGATTGCCGGACATGGCTGGGACAAGGTAAACCATGCCTTTGCTTTTGGCGGGGCGCCCTTGTCTAAAACAACCATAGAAAATTTATTGGGTATTCCGATTGATTATACGGTGAGCGTTAACTTTCGCGGTTTCATGCGCATGGTTGACGCTGTGGGCGGCATTACGATCGACGTGGATAAACGGATGCGCTATTCCGACCCCTATGATGACGATGGCGGTCTGGAAATTGACCTCTATCCGGGCGTGCAGAAATTGAACGGGCGTACGGCGATAGAATATGTGCGCTATAGAGATGAGGAAGGCGATATTGGGCGGGTAGCACGGCAGCAGAAATTCCTAAAGGCGCTTTTTCAAGAGGTGGCCAGCCCGCAAGTGCTCAGCAAGCTGCCAGAATTGATCAAGGAGTTTTCTTCGGTCATAAAAACCGACATGCCAACTGCTAAAATGCTGCAGTTGCTGCCGACTATTAATGAAGCGGTGAAGGCGGGGCTGGAGACGGAGTGGGTGACAGGTACGCCCATTTGGATACAGGATGTAAGCTATTGGCTGCCTGATGTTGCAGAACTGCGGGCTAAAGTGGCGCGCATTCAAGGAATTTCCATGGATGAGCGATATCGACGGGAGACGGAAAATCTGGCGAATGAGTATAAACAATCGGTTCCCAGAGAGGTTCGGGTTGCCTCTCCGCCAGCGGTAGTGCAACGAGGGCCGGCTTCGGAACGGCAGGCTAGTTTTGAGAGTAAGAATAGTTCTAGTGCAAGTAAAGCCAAGAACGGCAGCAGTGGAAAAACGACAACTGGAGCCAAGAATACGTCGGCCCCAAGCGCCGGCAAGACGGAACTTAAGTAA
- a CDS encoding HesA/MoeB/ThiF family protein: MAKEASLAEIKAGRMPERYLRNLGTIGLAGQLRLLQAKVVVVGAGGLGGYVLECLARQGVGQLVVIDGDNFAAHNLNRQILCTTENLGRSKAQEAARRLAAVNPEVEVTAVAQMLTTTTAQALLAGADVVVDALDSLRDRSMLFQAAGALGIPVVHGAIAGFTGQVAVLFPEDTYLAVFLTQKAPEQGVEAELGNPAATPAMAAALQAQETVKLLTGTGRILRNEILYFDMEQLEFEKIRMPQGGTV; this comes from the coding sequence ATGGCGAAAGAGGCGTCTTTGGCAGAAATCAAAGCCGGGCGCATGCCGGAGCGGTACTTGCGCAATCTCGGCACGATTGGTCTTGCGGGACAGCTGCGCTTGCTGCAGGCGAAGGTGGTCGTCGTGGGCGCTGGCGGCCTGGGGGGCTATGTGCTGGAATGCCTGGCCCGACAGGGTGTGGGCCAGTTAGTAGTGATTGACGGCGACAATTTCGCGGCGCACAATTTGAACCGGCAAATTTTATGTACTACTGAAAATTTGGGGCGCAGCAAAGCCCAAGAAGCGGCGAGACGCCTTGCTGCGGTCAACCCGGAAGTGGAAGTGACGGCGGTGGCGCAGATGCTGACGACGACTACGGCCCAAGCCTTGTTGGCAGGAGCGGACGTTGTCGTAGACGCCTTAGATAGTCTGCGGGATCGAAGCATGCTCTTTCAGGCCGCCGGGGCGCTGGGCATTCCTGTGGTGCACGGAGCGATTGCCGGTTTTACCGGCCAGGTGGCGGTCCTTTTTCCGGAAGATACGTACTTGGCGGTCTTTTTGACGCAAAAAGCGCCGGAGCAAGGGGTAGAAGCGGAGCTGGGCAATCCGGCGGCGACGCCGGCGATGGCGGCGGCTTTGCAAGCCCAGGAGACGGTGAAGCTGCTGACAGGTACGGGGCGGATTCTAAGGAATGAAATTCTTTATTTTGATATGGAACAGCTGGAGTTTGAAAAAATTCGTATGCCTCAAGGAGGAACTGTGTGA
- a CDS encoding HD domain-containing phosphohydrolase: protein MKRSKLVVMVVDDAVEWRLQLAKHLEAQYFVVAAANGTEALEYAKLKRPDLILLDVTMPGLNGYEACALLKKEAILQSVPVVFLLESGELADGTEGLARGGCDFIDKSSPASLLLARSELYMALKQAQEELRERNSYLEAQVEERLQGLGLLQDVSMMAVALLTESRDYETGAHLQRTSRYVRALAINLYAKAFFAKELTLDSIFLLSKSALLHDIGKLTIPESVLGKQGKLTSAEFSLVKRHAQAGRKSIEEAGLFLGVPEPFLRFAKEMACYHHERWDGNGYPQGLAGERIPVSARLMALADVYDAIVSRRVYKEPASHEEAVRIIKAAAGTQFDPVVVEAFLETADSFADIAVQFPDVVLQ from the coding sequence ATGAAACGAAGCAAGCTGGTAGTAATGGTTGTGGATGATGCGGTGGAATGGCGGCTGCAGCTGGCGAAGCATCTGGAAGCGCAGTATTTTGTTGTGGCGGCGGCTAATGGGACAGAAGCGCTGGAATATGCTAAATTAAAGCGTCCGGATCTGATTTTATTGGATGTGACTATGCCGGGATTGAATGGTTACGAGGCTTGTGCGTTGTTGAAAAAAGAAGCGATCTTGCAGAGTGTTCCGGTAGTTTTTTTGCTGGAATCCGGCGAACTGGCGGACGGAACAGAAGGGTTGGCGCGCGGCGGTTGTGATTTTATTGACAAGAGCAGTCCGGCCTCATTGCTGCTGGCCCGCAGTGAGCTGTATATGGCCTTGAAGCAAGCGCAGGAGGAGCTGCGTGAGCGTAATTCTTATTTGGAAGCGCAAGTGGAAGAACGGCTGCAGGGGCTGGGGCTGTTGCAGGATGTATCCATGATGGCTGTGGCGTTGTTGACGGAAAGCAGAGATTATGAAACTGGAGCGCATTTGCAGCGCACAAGCCGATATGTGCGAGCTTTGGCCATCAATTTGTATGCCAAGGCGTTCTTTGCCAAGGAGCTGACCCTCGACAGTATTTTTTTGCTTTCTAAATCGGCGCTGCTCCATGATATAGGCAAGCTGACTATTCCAGAGTCGGTTTTAGGCAAACAGGGAAAATTAACTTCTGCTGAATTTTCTTTGGTTAAACGACATGCCCAGGCGGGGCGGAAAAGTATTGAAGAAGCGGGGCTGTTTTTAGGAGTGCCTGAGCCGTTTTTGCGTTTTGCCAAGGAAATGGCTTGCTATCATCATGAGCGCTGGGATGGCAACGGTTATCCGCAGGGACTGGCGGGAGAACGAATTCCTGTTTCAGCGCGTTTGATGGCGTTGGCGGATGTGTACGACGCTATTGTCAGTCGTCGTGTTTACAAAGAACCGGCGTCGCATGAGGAAGCGGTGCGCATTATTAAAGCGGCGGCGGGAACTCAATTTGATCCGGTAGTGGTGGAGGCCTTTTTGGAGACGGCCGATAGTTTTGCGGACATTGCGGTGCAATTTCCGGATGTCGTGCTGCAGTGA